The sequence ATCCTTCACGTCGGCGGGACGATCATCGGCACCTCCCGGACCAACCCGTTCAAGGACGAGGCCAGCCCGGCGAAAATACTCAAGAATTTCCGCCTGCTGCGGCTCGACGCGCTGATCGCCATCGGCGGGGAGGACACCCTCGGGGCTGCGTCCCGGCTGTACGACATGGGGCTGCCGGTGGTCGGGGTCCCGAAGACGATCGACAACGACCTGTACGGCACCGACTTCACCTTCGGCTTCGACACGGCGGTCTCCATCGCCACCGACGCCATCGACCGGATCCACACCACCGCCGAGTCGCACAACCGCGTCATGGTGGTCGAGGTCATGGGGCGGCACGCCGGGTGGATCGCCACCTACGCGGGGATCGCCGGCGGGGCCGACGTGATCCTCGTCCCCGAGATCCCCATCGACCTGGACGAGGTGTGCGACCTCATCATCCGGCGCCACAGCCGCGGCAAGAGCTTCTCCATCGTCGTCGTCGCGGAAGGGGCGCAGATCGCCGGGAAGCCGGGCGAGGAGGGGGGGCTGGTCCTGCAGGAGACGCAGAAGGACGAGTTCGGCCACGTGCGGCTGGGCGGGATCTCCCAGGTCCTGGCGAAGCTGATCGAGAAGCGGACGAAGTACGAGACGCGCTTCGTCGTGCTCGGCCACATCCAGCGCGGCGGGTCGCCGACCGCGCACGACCGGGTGCTGGCCACCCGGTTCGGCGTCTTCGCCACCGAGATGGTGCACCGGGGGGAATTCGGGAAGATGGCGGGGCTCCAGGGGAACCGGATCGTGGCCGTCCCGCTGGCGGAGGCGACCTCGCGCCTCAAGACGGTCGACCCGGAGATGTACGGCATCGCCAAGGAGTTTTTCGGCTAAGACCGCAAGGGGATTCCCCTGGGCTGCCGATGGGGCTGGGCTCCAGATCCCCCCGGAAGTTATTCGTGGCGCAACGCCTCGATCGGGTCTAGGTGCGCGGCCCGACGGGCCGGAAAGTAACCGAACACCACCCCGATCCCGGCGGAGAAGAGAAAAGAGAGCGCGTTGATCCCGGGGTTGAAGAGAAACGGCACCTTCAGTACCTTCGCAAGGACGTAGGAGGCGCCGGCCGCCCACGCGACGCCGAGGATGCCGCCCAGCGAAGCGAGCACGACCGCCTCGATCAGGAATTGCAGCAGCACTTCCCCCTCCAGGGCGCCGATCGCGAGCCGGATGCCGATCTCGCGGGTCCGTTCGGTGACCGACACCAGCATGATGTTCATGATGCCGATTCCGCCGACCAGAAGGCTCACCGCGGCTACCGCGCCGAGCAACATGGTGAGGATCCTGGTGGTGCTGGTGAGGGTCTCGGCGATCTGCCGGGTATCCATCACGTTGAAGTCGTCGTCCTCGCCGTCGCCGATCCTCCTCCGCTCGCGCATGAGGGACCTGATCTGTTCCATCGCCCGGGTGATCGATGCGCCTTTCCTTACCGAGACCAGGATGAAGCCAATGTCCTGGCTGCCTGTGAGGCGGCGCTGCACGGTGCGCAACGGCATGACGATCGTGTCATCCTGGTCCCGCCCCATGGACGATTGTCCCTTCGATCCCAGCACCCCGATCACCTCGCAGGAGAACCGCTTGATCCGGATCGATTCGCCGACCGGGTTTCCGGTTCCGAAGAGTTCCTTGCGCACGGTCTCGCCGATCACGCATACCGCCTTGCTGCCGCGCTCCTCCGCCTCGGTGAACGTGCGCCCGGACGTCAAGCGCCAATTTCCCGCCCGGAACCAGTCCGCGTCGGTCCCGGTGACGGCCGTCGACCAGTTCCTGGCCATGCGCACCGCCGTCACGCTTTTGGAGACGGTGGGCGCAACGGCTTCGAGTCCGCCGACCTGGCTCCGGATCGCCTCGGCATCGGCGGACTTGAGGCTGGGCGCTCCTTCCGGCGGGCCCATTCGCTGACCCGGGGCGATCATCAGGAGATTGCTCCCCATGCCGGAAATCTGATCGGACACGGACCGGGTGGCGCCGTTCCCGAGCGTCACCATGGTGATCACCGCGCCGACGCCGATGACGATCCCCAGTGTGGTAAGGAAGGATCGCATGAGGTTGCGTCGGATCGCCCGCAATGCGAGATGCAGAGTGTTCCACATCATCGGCGTCTCTCCCTGTTGCGGACATCGGACTCCACCTGTCCGTCGACGAGCCGGATGACGCGCGAGGCGTACTCGGCCATGTCCGGCTCATGGGTGACCATCAGGATAGTGATCCCTTTATCGCGGTTGAGCGCGCACAGCAGCTCCATGATTTCCCGTCCCCGTTGCGTGTCCAGGTTCCCGGTCGGTTCGTCGGCCAGGAGGATCGCCGGACTGGTGGCGATCGCCCGGGCGATCGCGACGCGCTGCTGCTGGCCCCCGGAAAGCTCGGCCTGGGTATGCTCCTCCCACCCCGAAAGACCCACTGCGGAAAGCGACGCGCGCGCGGCCTCGCGGCGGGCGGACGCGGACTCGCCCCGATAGAGCAGCGGCAGCTCCACGTTTTCCCGGGCGGAGGTTCGCGCCAGCAGATTGAATCCCTGGAAGACGAATCCGAGGTAGTGGCGGCGCAGCAAGGCGCGCTCTCTCCGGGTCAACCGCTCCACGTGAACGCCCCGGAAGAGGTAGGCGCCTGAAGTCGGCGTGTCCAGGCAGCCGAGGATGTTCATCACCGTCGACTTGCCGGACCCGCTGGGCCCCATCACCGCGACGAAATCGCCCTCGCCGATCACGAAGTTCACGCCTCGCAGCGCCTGGAAAGCGGCCTGCCCGCGACCGTACGTTTTCGTAACGCCGGAGAATTCGATGATCGGGTCGCCGAAGGAGGCGGAAGCCGTTCCGGTCGTCATGGCTGTCCCTCCAGGCTCTCCGTGATCGCCGGATCGCCTTCCCGCAAGGATCCGCACGTCACCTCGGTCGTGCGCCCGTCGGTGACGCCGGCGGTCACCGGGACGTCTACCGGCACGCCGTCCTTCAGGACATAGACATGGCTTGCATCTCCGTTGCCCGCGGATCCGTTCAAGCGCTTGTTGGTCGTCGAAGCCGGGGGGCGCGGAACGAGGCTTGCGACCAGGCCGGTGCCGCTCTTCTTCGCGGGTCGGGAAGTCGCCGCCGGGGTGAAGCGCAACGCGGCGTTCGCCACCTGCAGTGCATTCTCCCGCTTCGCGGTGGTGATCTCCGCGGTAGCCGTCATGCCGGGCCTCAAGGAGAGATCGGGATTGGCCACCGTCAGCACCGCCACGTACGAGACGACGTTCTCCTTGGTCTGCGAACCGTAATGCACGCGAGCGATGCGGGCCTGGTATCTGCGCCCCGGATACGCATCCACGCCGAATGTGGCGGATTGACCGTCGCGGACCTGCCCGACGTCCGCCTCATCGACGTCCACCCGAAGTTCCATCTGGGAGAGGTTTTCGGCGAGCGTGAACAGCACCGGCGCCTGGAGCGATGCCGCCACGGTCTGGCCGGGTTCCACGTTGCGCTTGAGCACCACGCCTTCGATCGGCGACCGGATCGTCGCCTTGGACAGGTTCGTCTCGTCGGAACTCAAGGCCGCTCTTGCCTGGCCGATCGATGCCCGCGCGTTGGCTTCGTTGGCTTCGGCGCGTTTCACGTTCGCCTCCGCCGTGTCGATCTCGGCCTTCGAAGGAACCTTCCCTCCGGAGAGCTCCGCAACCTGCCGCAGCCTCGCAAGGGTTGCCCGCGACTCCACGGCAGTCGCCTCCATCTGGAGCGCCTGGGCCTCGGCCCCCGCGAGCGCCGCCCGGGACCTGACGACCTGGTCTTCCAGCCTGGAGGTATCCAGCCGGGCCAGCAGCTGCCCCTTCTTCACCCGCTCGTTGTCTTCGACGAGTACCGACTCGACCGTGCCCGAAATCTCGCAGCCCACGTCAACCTGGTTCGTCGGTTGCAGGTTGCCTGTGGCCGACACGGTGACGACCAGAGGCCCCCGGGTGACCTCCTCGGTTCGATATCGCGGGGCCTGGGCCTTGCCGCCCTCGCGCAGCAGTGCCCAGGCGATGGTCCCAAGTGCGATCAGCCCCGCTACGGCCAACCGGAGCCCGTATTTGCCGAGGAATCCGGAAGCGCCGGCAGCGCCCAGGAGACGGGCGACTTCCTCCTGCTTCGCGATCTGCGGATCGTTCATGATTTCCCTCCGTCGGCGATTCCCGCCGAATTCCCGGAATCCTTCGTCGCCCACCCGCCGCCCAACGCCTTGTAGAGCCGGATGAGGGCGGAGGCGCGGTCGGCCTCGGCCGAGGCCAGGCTGTCTTCGACGGTCAGGACGGTGCGCCCGGTTTCGAGAACGGTCTGGAAGTCGATCAGGCCGCCGGTGTACCGGTGGCGGGCCAGCGAGGCGGCGTTTCGCGCGGCCTCGACGGCGTCGCGCAGCGCCTCTTCCCGCCGGCGGATCTCGGTGAGCGATACCAAGGCGTCTTCAACGTCTTCCAGCGCGGCAAGGACCGCGGCTTCGTATTGGATCATCGCCTGCTCCTGGATCGCACTTTGGATCTCCACCTGGGAACGGAGACGTCCGCCGTCGAAGATCACCCCGGCGACGCTTGCCAGCAGGCTCCGCGTTACCGCGCCGCTCGCGTTCAAACCGCCAAGGGTGAGCGCCTCCAGCCCGATCGAGCCGCTCAGCGTCAAACCCGGGTATCGCGCGGCCTTCGCCTGGCCGACCCGCGCGGTTTCCGCCGCCAGCTTGCGCTCGGCGGCCTGGACGTCGGGCCGCTGGACCAGGGTGTCGGCGGGAATCCCGATCGCGATCCCTTCGGGTACCGCCGGAACGGGCGCGGGCGCGGCAAGCCGTTCGTGCACCGCTCCCGGCGTTCGCCCCAGGAGAATGGCGAGGCGGTTCTCCGCCTCTGCCAGAGATGCCGAAAGGGTCGGTATCCCTGCGCGCGTCTGCTCCAGGTTGGCCCGGGACTGCTCCACGTCCAGAGAGGTGACGAGGCCGGCCTGCGCGCGCCAGTCGGTGAGCCGGACGGTTTCGGATTGGCTTGAAAGATTCTTTCGGGCGATATCCAGCCGGGCCTGGAGGGAGCGAGCCTCCACGTAGTTCAGCGCCACTTCGGCCGCCAGCGACACCTGCGTGCTGCGGAGAGCGGCCTCGCTCGATTCGAGATCGGCCTGGGCGGCCTCCACGCCGCGCCGGTTCCCGCCGAAGATGTCCGGTT comes from Thermodesulfobacteriota bacterium and encodes:
- a CDS encoding ATP-dependent 6-phosphofructokinase; the protein is MRIGVLTGGGDCPGLNAVIRAVVRMSDSRNSRVVGLRNGWKGLLEPSPMDMDSRMVSGILHVGGTIIGTSRTNPFKDEASPAKILKNFRLLRLDALIAIGGEDTLGAASRLYDMGLPVVGVPKTIDNDLYGTDFTFGFDTAVSIATDAIDRIHTTAESHNRVMVVEVMGRHAGWIATYAGIAGGADVILVPEIPIDLDEVCDLIIRRHSRGKSFSIVVVAEGAQIAGKPGEEGGLVLQETQKDEFGHVRLGGISQVLAKLIEKRTKYETRFVVLGHIQRGGSPTAHDRVLATRFGVFATEMVHRGEFGKMAGLQGNRIVAVPLAEATSRLKTVDPEMYGIAKEFFG
- a CDS encoding efflux RND transporter periplasmic adaptor subunit — encoded protein: MNDPQIAKQEEVARLLGAAGASGFLGKYGLRLAVAGLIALGTIAWALLREGGKAQAPRYRTEEVTRGPLVVTVSATGNLQPTNQVDVGCEISGTVESVLVEDNERVKKGQLLARLDTSRLEDQVVRSRAALAGAEAQALQMEATAVESRATLARLRQVAELSGGKVPSKAEIDTAEANVKRAEANEANARASIGQARAALSSDETNLSKATIRSPIEGVVLKRNVEPGQTVAASLQAPVLFTLAENLSQMELRVDVDEADVGQVRDGQSATFGVDAYPGRRYQARIARVHYGSQTKENVVSYVAVLTVANPDLSLRPGMTATAEITTAKRENALQVANAALRFTPAATSRPAKKSGTGLVASLVPRPPASTTNKRLNGSAGNGDASHVYVLKDGVPVDVPVTAGVTDGRTTEVTCGSLREGDPAITESLEGQP
- a CDS encoding ABC transporter ATP-binding protein, encoding MTTGTASASFGDPIIEFSGVTKTYGRGQAAFQALRGVNFVIGEGDFVAVMGPSGSGKSTVMNILGCLDTPTSGAYLFRGVHVERLTRRERALLRRHYLGFVFQGFNLLARTSARENVELPLLYRGESASARREAARASLSAVGLSGWEEHTQAELSGGQQQRVAIARAIATSPAILLADEPTGNLDTQRGREIMELLCALNRDKGITILMVTHEPDMAEYASRVIRLVDGQVESDVRNRERRR
- a CDS encoding ABC transporter permease — its product is MMWNTLHLALRAIRRNLMRSFLTTLGIVIGVGAVITMVTLGNGATRSVSDQISGMGSNLLMIAPGQRMGPPEGAPSLKSADAEAIRSQVGGLEAVAPTVSKSVTAVRMARNWSTAVTGTDADWFRAGNWRLTSGRTFTEAEERGSKAVCVIGETVRKELFGTGNPVGESIRIKRFSCEVIGVLGSKGQSSMGRDQDDTIVMPLRTVQRRLTGSQDIGFILVSVRKGASITRAMEQIRSLMRERRRIGDGEDDDFNVMDTRQIAETLTSTTRILTMLLGAVAAVSLLVGGIGIMNIMLVSVTERTREIGIRLAIGALEGEVLLQFLIEAVVLASLGGILGVAWAAGASYVLAKVLKVPFLFNPGINALSFLFSAGIGVVFGYFPARRAAHLDPIEALRHE
- a CDS encoding efflux transporter outer membrane subunit, whose translation is MYVSGRHRILSASTKSLSGPLFVLVSVLIAGSGCAAVGSAYRRPDISVPAAWHGVRAGDNTATAQRTEDLSAWWVRLGDPILTGLIEQALAGSTELRIARAKLREARARRDLAGADYFPAVKASASAGRSKNSTETGSGGKGKLYQAGFDASWEPDIFGGNRRGVEAAQADLESSEAALRSTQVSLAAEVALNYVEARSLQARLDIARKNLSSQSETVRLTDWRAQAGLVTSLDVEQSRANLEQTRAGIPTLSASLAEAENRLAILLGRTPGAVHERLAAPAPVPAVPEGIAIGIPADTLVQRPDVQAAERKLAAETARVGQAKAARYPGLTLSGSIGLEALTLGGLNASGAVTRSLLASVAGVIFDGGRLRSQVEIQSAIQEQAMIQYEAAVLAALEDVEDALVSLTEIRRREEALRDAVEAARNAASLARHRYTGGLIDFQTVLETGRTVLTVEDSLASAEADRASALIRLYKALGGGWATKDSGNSAGIADGGKS